A single window of Candoia aspera isolate rCanAsp1 chromosome 3, rCanAsp1.hap2, whole genome shotgun sequence DNA harbors:
- the KIAA0040 gene encoding uncharacterized protein KIAA0040 homolog has translation MEQINYFFHSIWSFIYLKHQEGIYNTICLAVLMGLPALLLLFGIFICCHCCFCGRQQKDKNSHSSCGLPQGKRRNNITKKKKKEEDLWISAQPKVLLLEKRPSLLV, from the coding sequence ATGGAGCAGATCAATTATTTTTTCCACTCTATCTGGTCTTTCATATACTTAAAACATCAGGAGGGCATCTATAACACAATCTGCCTCGCTGTTTTGATGGGGTTACCTGCTCTTCTGCTCCTTTTTGGAATTTTCATCTGCTGCCATTGTTGTTTTTGTGGCCGGCAGCAGAAAGACAAAAACAGCCACAGCAGCTGTGGTCTACCCCaagggaagagaagaaacaatattacgaagaagaaaaagaaagaagaggatctGTGGATTTCAGCCCAACCCAAAGTGCTCCTGCTAGAAAAGAGGCCATCATTGTTGGTCTAG